Below is a window of Candidatus Thermoplasmatota archaeon DNA.
GGCGCCGAACTCGCGCATGTCCGCGAGGGTTCCGAGGTCGACGCCGTCGAGCGTGTAGAGGCGACCGGCATCGAGGTCCACGAGGCCGTTCGCGAGGAGCGGCCCGAGGGGGTGCTCGCCTTCGAGCGCGTTGAAGGCGACGCCGCCCACGAGGTCATTGAAGGCGGGAATCGCGATCGCGCGCGCGTCGGGGTCGAGCGTGGGCCACCGCTCGCGCGCCGCCTCCGCGAACGGCGCCCGGATCCAGCAGGGCTCCTTGTGCCGGTGACCGAGCTCGTCGACGAGAAGCACCGCGGGATGGTTGTGGCAGAACGCGACGAGCCGCGCGCCGTCCATCACGCGGTCCGACGGCCAGGTGTGCCCGTGGAGGAGCGCCGCCTCGCCGACGCGGATGCCGGTTGCGGGGTGGACCTCGACGCCCGCGAGGACCGGGATGTCCGCGTCGTGGTTCCCGGGCACGAGGTCGACGGGCACGCCGAGGCCGAGGAAGAAGTCCTCGAGCTCCTCGGTCTCCTGTCGCGCCGCGTACGCGATCGCGTGCTTGAGGTCTCCGAGGACGACGAGGCGGTCGGGCATCGTTTCGCGGACGATGGCGCCGAGCCTTGACCGCATCCGGCCCGTCTGCGACGGGATGTGCAGGCCGCTGCGCTTCAGATCGCTCTCGAGGCCCACGTGCAGGTCGCCCACGACCACGACGCGCTCGCCCCCGCTCTCGAGGAGGAGGGCCCGCTCGCCGAACCGGGGCTCCGCGCGCACGCGCTTCCGATGCGGCCGGCCGGGATATAGCCTTGGCGCATGGACGAAGGGGCGGGAAGGTCCATCCTGTGGCGACGAGGGACGGGGAGCCGTGCGCGCGCCTGCCTCCCCCGCCGTTCTCCTGCTCGCGCTCGCCGTCGCAGGCTGCGTCGCGAGCGCGCCGGCCCCCGGCGGGCCGCCGGACCGCATCGTGGTCGAGCGGATCGCGCTCTCCTCGCACTTCCCGACGGCCGGCGAGGCGGTCGGGGTCGAGGTCGTCCTCGCGAACAACGGCAGCGTCCCCGGGAGGCGGACGCTCGAGGTCCGCGTGGACGGCGCCGCGCTCGATCGCGCCGAGGTCACGCTCGCGCCGGGCGAGCGGCGCGGGATCGGCTTCGTCCTCGCCCTCGCGGAGCCGGGGCCGCACGTGATCGAGATCGCGGGCGCGCGCTTCGAGGTCGTCGTCGCCAGTCCGGTCGGCGCCGTCTCGGGCCCGTCGCCCCCGGCCGGCCCGGCAGCGCTCGCCGCGTGAGCGTCTCGAGGTCGCGAGAAAGCGCGGCGCCGTGCGCGCGCGGAAAGAGGGGAGACGTCGGGGGGCGGGCCCCCGGACGCGCTCCCGATGAGCGCCGCCTAACGGATTCGAACCATTGACCTTCGGATTAACAGTCCGACGCTCTACCGGCTAAGCTAAGGCGGCATTTTCCCCGTGAGGGGACCACCCGTGATCCAGCCTGCCCTTCAAATAGGTTTCCCAGGCGGGATCAGCCGATGGTCTTGCGCAGCTCCGCGACCGTCTCCGTCATGAGGTTGAGGATGTGGCGCAGGTGCGGGATGAACTCGTTGAGCTGCGCGGTCGTGACGGCGCCCTGCGCGGAGGGCTCGATGAGGCCCTCCTGCTCGAGGATGCGCAGCGAGTAGCGGACCTTGTGCTGTGGGTGACCGGTGATCTCGGACAGGCGGATGATGCCGATGGGCTCGTGGTCCTTCACGGCCTTGAGGATCTCCACGTGCCGCTGGAGCAGCTCCATC
It encodes the following:
- a CDS encoding metallophosphoesterase is translated as MRAEPRFGERALLLESGGERVVVVGDLHVGLESDLKRSGLHIPSQTGRMRSRLGAIVRETMPDRLVVLGDLKHAIAYAARQETEELEDFFLGLGVPVDLVPGNHDADIPVLAGVEVHPATGIRVGEAALLHGHTWPSDRVMDGARLVAFCHNHPAVLLVDELGHRHKEPCWIRAPFAEAARERWPTLDPDARAIAIPAFNDLVGGVAFNALEGEHPLGPLLANGLVDLDAGRLYTLDGVDLGTLADMREFGAARETERKPRARRRARRKPRDGSGATGR